A genomic stretch from Mycobacterium paraterrae includes:
- a CDS encoding TIGR03618 family F420-dependent PPOX class oxidoreductase produces MTDLPAFEKLAAADQGLVVFTTLRRDGSAQSSVVNAGVLPHPLTDEPVVALVAIGGARKLDHLRTDPRTTVTARSGWQWATVEGTAQLIGPDDPHPDVDDERLRVLLREIFTAAGGTHDDWDTYDRVMREQRRTAVLISPNRVYSNPSRD; encoded by the coding sequence ATGACCGACCTTCCCGCTTTCGAGAAACTGGCCGCGGCCGATCAAGGCCTCGTCGTCTTCACCACGCTGCGTCGCGACGGCAGTGCGCAATCGTCCGTCGTCAACGCCGGGGTGCTCCCCCATCCACTGACCGACGAGCCGGTGGTCGCCCTCGTCGCCATCGGGGGCGCCCGCAAGCTCGACCACCTCCGGACCGATCCGCGCACCACTGTCACGGCCCGGTCCGGTTGGCAGTGGGCCACCGTCGAAGGCACCGCGCAATTGATCGGTCCCGACGATCCGCACCCGGACGTGGACGACGAGCGGCTGCGGGTGCTGCTTCGCGAGATCTTTACCGCGGCCGGAGGCACCCATGACGACTGGGATACCTACGACCGGGTGATGCGCGAACAGCGTCGGACCGCGGTTTTGATCTCACCGAATCGCGTGTACTCGAACCCGTCCCGCGACTAG
- a CDS encoding acyl-CoA dehydrogenase family protein — translation MDVRLTAEQRQLRDASAKLADDLGPGSVQDLGDADRIARLDKQIQITGWRSLRSDEASAVEVAIVAEEFGRGLVDAPFLGPVLADDLARRVGDDASGSTIAVGGRAIDARGYRRALRLDGTAVSAVDVGANLDAVDLTRATAEISENFTAVGDLASEDAQRWLALALATISADLVGASRGAHTLAVEYAKIREQYGKTIGSYQAIAHLLAESLALIEGSISIARHAAWAVDELEPAEAIRAGRFAKVYCARAARTVCETAIQVHGGIGNTWECLAHVFLRRVLTSTQLWPVKLEEISVGLP, via the coding sequence ATGGATGTACGTCTGACAGCTGAGCAACGGCAATTGCGCGACGCGTCGGCAAAACTCGCCGACGATCTCGGACCGGGGTCTGTGCAGGACCTCGGCGACGCCGACCGAATCGCGCGCCTGGACAAGCAAATTCAGATCACCGGGTGGCGTTCACTGCGTTCCGACGAAGCGTCGGCGGTCGAAGTCGCCATCGTCGCGGAGGAATTCGGCCGGGGGCTGGTCGACGCGCCGTTCCTCGGGCCGGTGCTGGCCGACGACCTCGCGCGCCGAGTCGGCGACGACGCCTCCGGGTCGACCATCGCCGTCGGCGGTCGTGCGATCGATGCGCGCGGGTACCGCCGCGCTTTGCGGCTGGATGGCACGGCCGTGTCGGCCGTCGACGTGGGTGCAAACCTCGATGCCGTCGACCTGACGCGGGCCACCGCTGAGATTTCCGAAAACTTCACGGCTGTCGGCGATCTGGCCTCTGAAGATGCGCAGCGCTGGTTGGCGCTGGCACTGGCGACCATTTCGGCCGACCTGGTCGGCGCTTCCCGCGGTGCGCACACCTTGGCGGTCGAATACGCGAAAATCCGCGAGCAGTATGGCAAGACGATCGGCTCGTATCAGGCCATCGCCCACCTGCTCGCGGAAAGCCTGGCCCTGATCGAAGGATCGATCAGCATCGCTCGCCACGCGGCCTGGGCGGTCGACGAACTGGAGCCGGCGGAGGCGATCCGTGCCGGACGGTTTGCCAAGGTGTACTGCGCGCGTGCGGCACGGACTGTCTGCGAGACCGCGATCCAGGTGCACGGCGGCATCGGCAATACCTGGGAATGCCTCGCGCACGTCTTCCTGCGTCGCGTGCTCACCTCCACTCAACTGTGGCCCGTCAAGCTGGAGGAGATCAGCGTTGGACTTCCGTGA
- a CDS encoding M15 family metallopeptidase, producing MCTAVSAADVPPVSPQARAAGLVDVRTVVPNALIDLRYATPNNFTRTQLYPANARCLVHESMAPGLASAAKVLASQGHVLVFWDCYRPHDVQVKMFDIVPNPAWVAKPGNFAKSHEAGRSVDVTLADQPQQCPRCLVDMGTDFDDFSPHATAFATDGVSPAQQTNRTRLRDAMSAGGLSVYSGEWWHFDGPGSGTQRPILDVPVN from the coding sequence ATGTGCACCGCGGTGTCGGCCGCCGACGTGCCACCGGTGAGTCCGCAAGCCCGGGCGGCCGGACTCGTCGACGTGCGCACCGTCGTCCCGAACGCGCTGATCGACCTGCGTTACGCGACCCCGAACAACTTCACCCGCACCCAGCTGTATCCGGCCAACGCGCGCTGCCTGGTCCATGAATCCATGGCGCCCGGTCTCGCGTCGGCCGCCAAAGTGCTGGCGTCGCAGGGCCACGTTCTCGTGTTCTGGGACTGCTATCGACCACACGACGTGCAGGTCAAGATGTTCGACATCGTTCCCAACCCGGCCTGGGTGGCCAAACCCGGCAACTTCGCCAAGAGTCACGAAGCGGGGCGGTCGGTGGACGTGACGCTCGCAGACCAGCCGCAGCAGTGCCCGCGCTGCCTGGTCGACATGGGCACCGATTTCGACGACTTCTCCCCGCACGCAACGGCGTTCGCGACCGATGGGGTCAGCCCCGCCCAGCAGACGAATCGGACGAGGCTCCGCGATGCCATGAGTGCGGGCGGGCTGTCGGTGTACTCGGGTGAGTGGTGGCACTTCGACGGCCCCGGCTCCGGGACCCAGCGGCCCATTCTCGATGTTCCCGTGAACTAG
- a CDS encoding SDR family oxidoreductase, whose protein sequence is MNNDVLIVIGVGGMGVSVARRCGAGRAIVLADINAAGLEATAAALTEDGHYVVTQEVDVTSRESLAAVAETASKAGRVSKVVHTAGLSPQQASTEAVLAVDLLGVALSIDEFGKVIEPGGAGVVIASMAGHMMPPPDPEVARQLATLPAEELLGIDACASITSSQMAYPFAKRANQIRVAAAAGTWGQRGARINSISPGVISTAMGRLELDSESGTLMRAMVDNSGLRRYGTPEDIAGAVEFLLGPSASFITGTDLLVDGGVIGAISTGTIDLAQSLAER, encoded by the coding sequence GTGAACAACGACGTTCTGATCGTCATCGGAGTGGGCGGCATGGGCGTCTCGGTGGCCCGACGCTGCGGGGCGGGCCGAGCCATCGTGCTGGCCGACATCAACGCCGCGGGTCTCGAGGCGACGGCCGCGGCGCTCACCGAAGACGGCCACTATGTGGTGACGCAGGAGGTCGACGTCACGTCCCGTGAGTCGCTGGCCGCGGTCGCTGAAACGGCGTCGAAGGCCGGGCGGGTCTCCAAGGTCGTGCACACGGCGGGCCTGTCTCCGCAGCAAGCCTCCACCGAGGCGGTGCTAGCCGTCGACCTGCTGGGCGTCGCGCTGAGCATCGACGAATTCGGCAAGGTGATCGAGCCCGGCGGCGCGGGCGTCGTCATCGCCAGCATGGCCGGCCACATGATGCCCCCGCCTGATCCGGAGGTGGCGCGACAGCTGGCCACCCTGCCCGCCGAGGAACTGCTCGGCATCGATGCGTGCGCCAGCATCACCAGTAGCCAGATGGCTTATCCGTTCGCCAAGCGCGCCAACCAGATTCGAGTGGCCGCCGCGGCCGGGACCTGGGGTCAGCGCGGCGCACGGATCAACTCGATCAGCCCTGGAGTCATCTCGACGGCGATGGGACGGCTGGAGCTCGACAGCGAGTCGGGCACGTTAATGCGGGCGATGGTCGACAACTCCGGGCTGCGGCGCTACGGCACGCCCGAAGACATCGCGGGCGCCGTCGAGTTCCTGCTCGGTCCGTCCGCTTCGTTCATCACCGGCACCGATCTGCTCGTCGACGGCGGCGTGATCGGCGCGATCAGCACCGGCACCATCGATTTGGCTCAGTCCCTCGCCGAGCGTTGA
- a CDS encoding LysR family transcriptional regulator, whose amino-acid sequence MDDTSADLDLRLVRYFVVVAEHRHFGRAATALRVAQPSLSRQIRRLEQQLGARLLDRTPQGTRLTDAGEAFLPSAKALLRSANRAAAQTRAAAQPSRITVGYTTGMIVTPAVREMRRQHPDAEVKAVHLDWTVARQSLLDHRVDAVVTRLPFPTDRLHVTILYDEPRVLVVSREHRLAGKESITIDDIADEPMPQVRGSDPVWNAFWRIDPRPDGRRAPDGPFIEAIEDKFEVIAAGQAVAISAGSHISALRPDLTTIPLEGVEPCHVVVACRADDHSRLVASFRKLAGQHLTAP is encoded by the coding sequence ATGGACGACACGTCAGCCGATCTCGACCTCCGGTTGGTGCGCTATTTCGTCGTGGTCGCCGAGCATCGCCATTTCGGTCGCGCGGCCACCGCGCTGCGTGTCGCGCAACCGTCACTGAGTCGGCAAATCCGGCGTCTAGAGCAGCAACTGGGTGCCCGTCTACTCGACCGCACTCCACAGGGCACCCGACTCACCGACGCCGGCGAGGCTTTTCTGCCGTCGGCTAAGGCTCTGCTGCGGTCCGCGAACCGGGCGGCGGCGCAGACCCGAGCCGCGGCGCAACCGAGCCGGATCACGGTCGGTTACACGACGGGGATGATCGTCACGCCGGCGGTCCGTGAAATGCGGCGGCAACACCCCGACGCCGAGGTGAAGGCGGTGCACCTGGACTGGACCGTGGCGCGCCAATCCTTGCTCGATCATCGGGTGGACGCCGTGGTGACGCGGTTGCCGTTTCCGACCGACCGGTTGCACGTCACGATCCTCTACGACGAGCCACGGGTGCTGGTCGTGTCGCGTGAACACCGGCTGGCCGGCAAGGAGTCGATCACAATCGATGACATCGCCGACGAGCCGATGCCGCAAGTTCGCGGTTCGGACCCCGTGTGGAATGCGTTCTGGCGCATCGATCCTCGTCCGGATGGGCGACGCGCCCCCGACGGCCCGTTCATCGAGGCGATCGAGGACAAGTTCGAGGTGATCGCGGCCGGTCAAGCGGTGGCGATTTCCGCGGGTTCGCATATCAGCGCCCTGCGCCCAGACCTGACGACAATTCCGCTCGAAGGCGTGGAGCCATGCCATGTCGTAGTGGCGTGCCGGGCCGACGACCACAGTCGGCTGGTGGCGTCCTTCCGCAAGCTCGCCGGGCAGCACCTCACCGCGCCTTAG
- a CDS encoding enoyl-CoA hydratase/isomerase family protein, whose product MYDMPKEIDVQADGPLRIITLNRPESLNSVNDDLHHGLAKLWQRLSDDLTARAAVITGAGRAFSAGGDFGYLEELANDADLRAKTIIDGREIVLGMARCRIPVVAAVNGPAVGLGCSLVALSDIVYIAEDAYLADPHVQVGLVAADGGPLTWPLHISLLLAKEYALTGARITAAKAVELGLANHAVADPLGEAIKAAKKILELPQQAVESTKRVLNIHLEKAVLATIDYALTAESQSMQTEDFRAIVAKFNANKN is encoded by the coding sequence TTGTACGACATGCCAAAGGAAATCGACGTCCAGGCCGACGGTCCGCTGCGGATCATCACCCTGAACCGGCCGGAGTCGCTCAACTCCGTCAACGACGATCTGCACCACGGGCTGGCCAAGTTGTGGCAGCGGCTCAGCGACGACCTGACCGCTCGCGCCGCCGTGATAACCGGTGCCGGACGGGCTTTTTCGGCTGGCGGCGACTTCGGGTACCTGGAAGAGCTGGCCAACGACGCCGACCTGCGCGCCAAGACCATCATCGACGGGCGCGAGATCGTCCTTGGCATGGCGCGCTGCCGGATCCCGGTTGTCGCCGCGGTGAACGGCCCAGCCGTCGGGCTGGGCTGCAGCCTCGTCGCGCTCAGTGACATCGTCTACATCGCCGAAGACGCCTACTTGGCCGACCCGCACGTGCAAGTAGGACTGGTCGCCGCCGACGGCGGGCCGCTGACCTGGCCGCTGCACATCAGCCTGCTCCTGGCGAAGGAGTACGCGCTGACCGGTGCCCGGATCACCGCCGCGAAGGCCGTCGAACTGGGCCTGGCCAACCACGCGGTGGCCGACCCCCTCGGTGAGGCGATCAAGGCCGCAAAGAAGATCCTCGAACTGCCGCAGCAGGCCGTCGAAAGCACCAAACGCGTCCTCAACATCCACCTCGAGAAAGCAGTGCTCGCCACTATCGACTACGCGCTGACCGCGGAGAGCCAGTCGATGCAGACCGAGGACTTCCGGGCCATCGTCGCGAAGTTCAACGCCAACAAGAATTAG
- a CDS encoding acyl-CoA dehydrogenase family protein, whose amino-acid sequence MDFRDSTDEAAFRDRLRIWLSQHAKEFPTSGDEYWARQGEWHRALYEGGFFGLSWPREYGGQELPPVYDVILDEELARAEAPARPSLGYLVAGLTRHASKELCARFLPGMINGTERWCQGFSEPGSGSDLASLTTTAVRQGDHYVVNGHKIWTSYSDVADWCLLLARTDPEPKRHRGISAFIIPMKQPGVQQRPLQMISGVTKEFGQVLFDGATVPVENMVGEPGDGWPLAMTVVGHEREPSTLGFAARYGKLVRQMAARNGDTPNEELAWAAVQTEMLTHHVRRRLSEQLDGVTHTSDGSLDKLLMTWVEQSVGHAALAVSGTDDPNLLEAYFYSRAQSVMGGTSQIQKNIIASRILKLGV is encoded by the coding sequence TTGGACTTCCGTGACTCGACCGACGAAGCGGCGTTTCGCGACCGGTTGCGTATTTGGCTTTCCCAGCACGCCAAGGAGTTTCCCACTTCGGGAGACGAATACTGGGCCCGCCAGGGCGAATGGCACCGCGCGCTGTATGAGGGCGGCTTCTTCGGGCTGTCCTGGCCGCGTGAATACGGGGGGCAGGAATTGCCGCCGGTATACGACGTCATCCTCGACGAGGAGCTGGCCCGCGCCGAGGCGCCCGCCCGCCCGAGCCTCGGCTACCTGGTAGCCGGTCTGACCCGGCACGCCAGCAAGGAACTGTGCGCGCGCTTCCTGCCCGGCATGATCAACGGCACCGAACGGTGGTGTCAGGGGTTCAGCGAACCCGGTTCCGGGTCGGACCTCGCGTCGCTGACCACCACCGCCGTCCGGCAGGGCGATCACTACGTGGTCAACGGGCACAAAATCTGGACCAGCTACTCCGACGTCGCCGACTGGTGTCTGCTCCTGGCGCGCACCGACCCCGAGCCCAAACGGCACCGCGGCATCTCGGCCTTCATCATCCCGATGAAACAGCCTGGCGTGCAACAACGTCCGCTACAGATGATCAGCGGAGTGACCAAAGAGTTCGGGCAGGTGCTGTTCGACGGCGCCACGGTTCCGGTCGAGAACATGGTCGGCGAACCCGGCGACGGCTGGCCGTTGGCCATGACCGTCGTCGGCCACGAGCGGGAGCCTTCGACGTTGGGTTTCGCGGCACGCTACGGCAAGCTGGTGCGCCAGATGGCCGCGCGTAACGGCGATACACCCAACGAGGAACTCGCGTGGGCCGCAGTACAAACGGAGATGCTGACCCACCACGTGCGGCGACGGCTCTCCGAGCAACTCGACGGGGTAACCCACACCTCGGACGGGTCGCTGGACAAGCTGTTGATGACGTGGGTCGAACAATCCGTCGGCCATGCCGCGCTGGCGGTGTCGGGCACCGACGACCCGAATCTGCTGGAGGCGTACTTCTACAGCCGCGCGCAAAGCGTCATGGGCGGCACATCGCAGATTCAGAAAAACATCATCGCGTCCCGAATCTTGAAGCTAGGAGTCTGA
- a CDS encoding methyltransferase domain-containing protein, protein MTDERQAVYTHGHHESVLRSHRVRTAENSAAYLLPHLRQGMSVLDVGCGPGTITVDLAARIAPGWVTAVEMTDDALSLARAEAQRQDRPNIEFVTSDVHALVFPDDTFDVVHAHQVLQHVADPVQALREMRRVCKPGGVVAARDADYAGFTWYPLLPGLDRWMTLYSAAARANGGEPDAGRRLLSWAQHAGFDDITPTGGLWCFATPETRDWWGGMWADRIVESALARQLVDTGLATSAELADIAAAWRQWATAPDGWIGIPHGEILCRV, encoded by the coding sequence ATGACCGATGAACGCCAGGCCGTCTACACCCACGGGCATCACGAATCGGTACTGCGGAGCCATCGCGTTCGCACGGCGGAAAACTCGGCGGCCTATCTGCTGCCGCATCTGCGGCAAGGGATGTCCGTGCTCGACGTCGGCTGCGGCCCGGGCACGATCACCGTCGATCTCGCGGCCCGGATTGCGCCGGGCTGGGTGACCGCGGTCGAAATGACCGACGATGCACTGAGTTTGGCTCGCGCCGAGGCGCAGCGACAAGACCGGCCGAACATCGAGTTCGTCACCTCGGACGTCCACGCCTTGGTCTTCCCCGACGACACCTTCGACGTCGTCCACGCTCATCAGGTGCTGCAGCACGTCGCCGACCCGGTGCAAGCGCTGCGCGAGATGCGTCGGGTGTGCAAGCCCGGTGGCGTGGTCGCCGCCCGCGACGCCGATTACGCGGGATTCACCTGGTATCCGCTACTGCCTGGACTCGATCGCTGGATGACGCTGTACTCCGCAGCCGCGCGCGCCAACGGCGGGGAACCGGATGCGGGCCGGCGACTGCTGTCGTGGGCGCAGCACGCTGGATTCGACGACATCACCCCGACTGGCGGTTTGTGGTGCTTCGCCACGCCGGAGACGCGCGACTGGTGGGGTGGAATGTGGGCGGACCGCATTGTCGAGTCCGCGCTGGCGCGGCAGTTGGTCGACACCGGGTTGGCCACCTCCGCCGAGTTGGCGGACATCGCTGCGGCCTGGCGGCAGTGGGCGACCGCGCCCGATGGCTGGATCGGTATCCCGCACGGCGAGATTCTCTGCCGCGTCTGA
- a CDS encoding SDR family oxidoreductase encodes MRVFVTGATGHIGSAVVPELLQAGHQVVGLSRSDQGAAALAAQGADVYRGDLDDLDGLREAAAASDGVIHLAFKHNFDDFLGSVESDRQAVEAIGEALIGSGKPFVSTGGTLMVAFVEGRLATENDTLPAGPRIDAENAVIALADKGVRSSVIRLAPLVHSDLDHHGFTHHIIDSARKAGVSAYIGDGANRWPAVHTLDAARMYRLALESAPAGTRLHGVADEGVPFRDIAEVIGRKLDLPVRSITAEQGPDHFGFLAMFASLDNATSNELTQKVLDWHPEHVGLLADIEAGHYFESAR; translated from the coding sequence ATGCGAGTTTTCGTCACCGGCGCAACGGGTCACATCGGGTCGGCGGTCGTGCCGGAATTGCTGCAGGCCGGGCATCAGGTCGTCGGGCTGTCCCGCTCGGACCAGGGCGCTGCCGCGCTGGCGGCCCAGGGCGCCGACGTATACCGCGGTGATCTCGACGACCTCGACGGTCTGCGTGAAGCCGCGGCCGCCTCGGACGGCGTGATCCACCTGGCCTTCAAACACAACTTCGACGACTTCCTCGGCTCGGTCGAGTCGGACCGGCAGGCCGTCGAGGCGATCGGCGAAGCATTGATCGGATCAGGCAAGCCGTTCGTCAGCACGGGGGGGACGCTGATGGTGGCGTTCGTCGAGGGGCGCCTCGCGACCGAGAACGACACGCTGCCGGCCGGTCCGAGAATTGACGCGGAGAACGCCGTGATCGCGTTGGCGGACAAGGGAGTTCGATCGTCCGTTATCCGGCTGGCTCCACTGGTGCACAGCGACCTGGACCACCACGGCTTCACCCACCACATCATCGACAGCGCCCGCAAAGCCGGTGTCTCCGCCTACATCGGCGACGGCGCCAACCGCTGGCCCGCCGTGCACACACTCGACGCGGCACGAATGTACCGGCTGGCACTGGAATCCGCGCCCGCGGGCACCAGGCTGCACGGTGTCGCCGACGAAGGTGTGCCGTTCCGTGACATCGCCGAGGTCATCGGCCGCAAACTGGATCTGCCGGTCAGAAGCATCACCGCCGAGCAGGGGCCGGATCACTTCGGATTTCTGGCGATGTTCGCCTCGCTGGACAACGCGACGTCCAACGAGCTGACCCAGAAGGTGCTCGACTGGCACCCGGAACACGTCGGGTTGCTCGCCGACATCGAGGCCGGCCACTACTTCGAGAGCGCCCGTTGA
- a CDS encoding class I adenylate-forming enzyme family protein: MSPTALVFEERQFTLPQLEALADGLAIRLRQRGVRAGQRVALMSSNRPEFVVALYAIWRLAATVVLISPAWKRHEVQHALALTNPSHGVGDHEVLADLMPMLHLDEPITPGDPTPGSAPPKGADAMLAFSSGTTGLPKAVRHTHHSLQTAVGHWRDAMGLTAADRIQIVTPPSHILGLLNIVTALQTGVWMRLHRRFDIDRMLQHINDDRITVEMAVAPIALAIAQHARLESYDLSSLRFIMWGATPVSGSVAETVTRRTGVGWVPAYGTTELPVIACNPRDGARLDTVGRPIPGVQVRVTSQQTGEPLHVGEVGEIQAKAQSLMAGYLPDEATREVLCDGWYRTGDIGYLDDDGWLRITDRSKEMIKVRGFQVAPAEVETVLHEHPAVEDCAVFGVPDGADGELVVAAIATREPVDAAELTARVGERLASYKRVSRVVFVPEIPRLPSGKVLRRVLKERYGCTSDS, translated from the coding sequence ATGTCTCCGACGGCGCTGGTCTTCGAGGAGCGGCAGTTCACGTTGCCGCAGCTCGAGGCGTTGGCCGACGGTCTTGCCATCAGACTGCGTCAGCGTGGCGTGCGGGCCGGCCAGCGGGTCGCATTGATGAGCTCCAACCGTCCCGAGTTCGTCGTCGCCCTGTACGCCATCTGGCGGTTGGCCGCCACCGTCGTACTGATCAGCCCCGCCTGGAAACGGCACGAGGTCCAGCACGCGCTGGCGTTGACCAATCCGTCGCACGGCGTCGGCGACCACGAGGTGCTCGCTGATCTGATGCCGATGCTGCACCTCGACGAGCCGATCACCCCCGGCGATCCCACGCCGGGCTCGGCACCCCCGAAGGGTGCCGATGCCATGCTGGCGTTCAGTTCCGGCACTACGGGTCTGCCGAAAGCGGTTCGGCACACTCATCATTCGTTGCAGACCGCGGTGGGGCACTGGCGCGACGCGATGGGCTTGACCGCTGCCGACCGCATCCAGATCGTCACTCCGCCGTCGCACATTCTCGGTCTGTTGAACATCGTGACCGCGTTACAGACCGGGGTGTGGATGCGCCTGCATCGCCGATTCGACATCGACCGGATGCTGCAGCACATCAACGACGACCGGATTACCGTCGAAATGGCCGTCGCTCCAATCGCTTTAGCCATCGCGCAGCATGCCCGACTCGAATCCTATGACCTGTCGTCGTTGCGGTTCATCATGTGGGGCGCGACGCCGGTCAGCGGCAGCGTCGCCGAGACGGTCACTCGTCGCACCGGAGTCGGGTGGGTGCCGGCCTATGGCACCACGGAACTGCCGGTGATCGCCTGCAATCCACGCGACGGGGCCCGGCTCGACACCGTCGGCCGTCCCATCCCGGGAGTCCAGGTGCGAGTGACGTCGCAGCAGACCGGTGAGCCGCTCCACGTCGGCGAAGTTGGAGAGATTCAGGCGAAGGCTCAATCGCTGATGGCTGGCTACCTGCCCGATGAGGCGACCCGAGAAGTGTTGTGCGACGGCTGGTATCGGACCGGCGACATCGGCTATCTGGATGACGACGGATGGTTGCGCATCACCGACCGATCCAAAGAGATGATCAAGGTCCGCGGATTCCAGGTCGCGCCCGCCGAGGTGGAGACCGTCCTACACGAACACCCCGCTGTCGAGGACTGCGCGGTGTTCGGTGTCCCCGATGGTGCCGACGGCGAACTGGTGGTAGCCGCAATCGCCACGCGTGAGCCGGTCGACGCCGCCGAGCTGACGGCCCGGGTCGGGGAGCGCTTGGCGTCCTACAAGCGTGTGAGTCGCGTGGTGTTCGTGCCCGAAATACCTCGGCTGCCTTCGGGAAAGGTGCTGCGCCGAGTCCTCAAGGAGCGCTATGGATGTACGTCTGACAGCTGA
- a CDS encoding 2Fe-2S iron-sulfur cluster-binding protein, with protein sequence MTVAGDVDSIGTVNIRLDRKKVSVPRVPGETLLESARRAGLSPPFSCEAGNCGTCMAKLIDGEATMRTNDVLEDDEIAEGYILTCQAVPDTASITVEYE encoded by the coding sequence ATGACGGTGGCCGGTGACGTCGACTCGATCGGCACGGTGAACATCCGGCTCGATCGCAAGAAGGTGTCGGTGCCGCGAGTGCCGGGAGAGACGCTGTTGGAAAGCGCGCGACGAGCCGGCCTGTCACCCCCGTTCAGCTGTGAAGCCGGCAACTGCGGGACTTGCATGGCCAAGCTGATCGACGGCGAGGCCACCATGCGCACGAATGACGTGCTCGAGGACGACGAGATCGCCGAGGGCTACATCCTGACCTGCCAGGCCGTGCCGGACACCGCATCGATCACCGTCGAGTACGAATAA
- a CDS encoding LLM class F420-dependent oxidoreductase, which yields MRLGVMIGAERGDSARKVSRLLADIEWAENAGMDTAWIPQVPNDFDALLAVALMGTRTTRIELGTAVVPLQAQHPVALARQALSTHASTGGRLALGVGPSHHWIIQDMLGLPYEKPAAYTRDYLEVLRAAFAGPGQIDVENEHFTVHNPNDLAPVAPLPVFVAALGPVMLALAGEHADGTVLWMADERAVANHVVPRITKAAANAGRPAPRIVAGIPVCLCATNEIDAAKERANRILGEAEVSPNYQRLLDYGDARDVGDICAAGDEDAILARMRRFADAGVTDLSVRLLPIGDNREELIASKRRTREMISELGAQLR from the coding sequence GTGCGTCTCGGAGTAATGATCGGCGCCGAGCGTGGGGATTCCGCGCGCAAGGTTTCTCGGCTGCTCGCCGACATCGAGTGGGCTGAGAACGCGGGCATGGACACCGCATGGATCCCGCAGGTGCCCAACGACTTCGACGCGCTGCTGGCCGTCGCGCTGATGGGTACCCGCACCACCCGCATCGAGCTCGGCACCGCGGTCGTCCCGCTACAGGCGCAGCACCCGGTCGCGCTGGCGCGCCAAGCGTTGTCGACGCATGCCTCGACGGGAGGACGGCTGGCGCTGGGCGTCGGGCCGTCGCACCACTGGATCATCCAAGACATGCTGGGACTGCCCTACGAAAAGCCCGCCGCCTACACCCGCGACTACCTCGAGGTGTTGCGGGCGGCTTTCGCCGGCCCCGGTCAGATCGACGTCGAGAACGAGCACTTCACCGTGCACAACCCGAACGATCTCGCCCCGGTCGCGCCGTTGCCGGTGTTCGTCGCGGCACTCGGTCCGGTGATGTTGGCGCTGGCCGGCGAGCACGCCGACGGCACCGTGCTCTGGATGGCCGACGAGCGTGCCGTCGCCAACCATGTGGTGCCGCGGATCACCAAGGCCGCCGCCAACGCGGGCCGCCCGGCACCGCGAATCGTCGCGGGGATTCCGGTATGCCTGTGTGCCACAAACGAAATTGATGCGGCCAAGGAGCGGGCCAACCGGATTCTGGGCGAGGCCGAGGTGTCGCCGAACTATCAGCGGCTCCTGGATTACGGCGACGCCCGCGACGTCGGCGACATCTGCGCGGCCGGCGACGAGGACGCCATCCTGGCGCGGATGCGTCGATTCGCCGACGCCGGTGTGACCGACCTGTCGGTGCGGTTGCTGCCGATCGGCGACAACCGCGAAGAGCTGATCGCCTCGAAACGGCGTACCCGCGAGATGATTTCGGAGTTAGGCGCCCAACTTCGCTAA